A genomic stretch from Leptospira licerasiae serovar Varillal str. VAR 010 includes:
- a CDS encoding cytochrome C554 and C-prime: MNCHSPNPEVKSLLMSRLGWGEVSGSDWKSGSEENGVQCASCHLRKGKVYGPFPKDGGNGRIFQNLNIPHQGFIPKKEFEESEFCKNCHQSPETSKQVNGKFLMDTYGQWRRSEFARSNVQCQNCHMPDRKHEWKGISDPEMVKRGVQTSLQVVTKKEEAEIIAELKNSGVGHSFPSYSVPKVYLEIWTETIKGEKRKISEKTLGWMLDLELQREIFDTRLPQGGSALLQVHLSKEEFSKLKRVEFIVIVDPKEYYKRMFQDNWDYRDSFQEETKPWVLPNLRKALEEANSARYELVRSEWKNVGIPTSNP, from the coding sequence ATGAACTGTCATAGCCCGAATCCTGAGGTAAAAAGTTTGCTAATGTCACGCTTAGGTTGGGGAGAAGTTTCCGGCTCCGATTGGAAATCGGGTTCGGAAGAGAATGGAGTTCAGTGCGCAAGTTGTCATCTCCGAAAAGGAAAAGTATACGGGCCGTTCCCGAAAGATGGAGGCAACGGTAGAATATTTCAAAATTTGAATATTCCCCACCAAGGTTTTATCCCCAAAAAGGAATTCGAAGAATCCGAGTTTTGTAAAAACTGCCACCAATCACCGGAGACTTCGAAACAGGTGAATGGAAAATTCCTAATGGACACTTATGGACAATGGAGAAGATCCGAATTTGCAAGATCAAATGTACAATGCCAGAATTGCCATATGCCAGACAGAAAACATGAATGGAAAGGTATCTCCGATCCGGAAATGGTAAAACGCGGGGTCCAAACTTCTCTACAAGTTGTGACGAAAAAAGAGGAAGCCGAAATTATCGCAGAACTAAAAAATTCAGGAGTAGGGCATTCTTTCCCAAGTTATTCCGTTCCAAAAGTGTATTTGGAGATCTGGACAGAAACCATCAAAGGTGAGAAAAGGAAAATCTCCGAAAAGACTTTAGGCTGGATGCTGGATCTGGAATTGCAGAGAGAAATTTTTGATACTAGACTTCCTCAGGGAGGATCCGCTCTTCTGCAGGTTCATTTATCGAAGGAAGAGTTTTCCAAACTCAAACGAGTCGAGTTTATCGTAATAGTGGATCCAAAAGAATATTATAAAAGAATGTTCCAAGACAATTGGGATTATAGAGATAGTTTCCAAGAAGAAACAAAACCTTGGGTTCTTCCAAATCTCCGAAAAGCGCTCGAAGAAGCGAATTCCGCAAGGTATGAATTAGTTCGTAGTGAATGGAAAAATGTAGGAATTCCTACATCGAATCCATGA
- a CDS encoding sulfurtransferase, whose translation MFGLKIKNLGIRLLLIPFLGACDAPEYLTPYQKLALVTPVQVFETSQLLSVSNDDYNSNTYGLVTASTLESWRSNWAANHPSAIDGRLIIFQISGGSLSGSYVRPETGVRVYGISASSTDYTFFGQTRFNGLMDTETIVPEGKNIDAFLKRFGVNPATDLIVLAQDIPSDGNLMMTLRSWYTLYYWGVEKSHLAVLNGAVSTKIAASQLTGGSSYTVPTNNGAGTVGSLYRDHTILQATLADVFNAVQGITDPTFTGSTPAPSGGSFILDARSVSEYDGTGTTIGPSNYTCADTPSCYTSFEGHIKGAKNIWFANFINANKEFLPKSDLQNLLASNGYTEGQTVLTYCRTNVRSSITGFATLAILGYPTRFYDGSWVEWGSLAYDSNGAWSNLSAVSAWRTDRSSVTELITYNVGKSGIDASNISNLGTYFTPERSFAKDTNDIIDQDKKYLSGSASSGAGGGGGGSGGGGGGNPCGG comes from the coding sequence ATGTTCGGTTTGAAAATTAAAAATTTAGGAATTCGTTTATTACTAATTCCTTTTTTAGGAGCCTGTGATGCACCGGAGTATCTTACTCCGTACCAAAAACTTGCGCTCGTCACTCCAGTGCAGGTATTTGAAACATCTCAACTTCTGTCGGTATCTAACGACGATTACAATAGTAATACCTATGGACTCGTTACCGCGTCTACTTTGGAATCTTGGAGGTCGAATTGGGCAGCGAACCATCCGTCCGCTATCGATGGAAGATTGATCATCTTTCAGATCAGCGGAGGATCACTTTCTGGGTCTTATGTAAGGCCGGAGACAGGCGTGAGAGTTTATGGGATTAGCGCTAGTTCGACCGATTATACTTTTTTCGGTCAGACTAGATTTAACGGTCTGATGGATACCGAAACAATCGTTCCGGAGGGCAAGAATATAGACGCATTCTTAAAACGTTTCGGCGTGAATCCTGCAACCGATCTGATCGTTCTGGCCCAGGATATTCCAAGCGACGGGAATCTAATGATGACTCTTCGTTCCTGGTATACACTGTATTATTGGGGAGTGGAAAAATCACATCTCGCAGTTTTGAACGGAGCAGTTTCCACTAAGATCGCCGCTTCTCAACTTACTGGGGGGTCTTCCTACACTGTTCCTACAAATAATGGTGCGGGTACTGTCGGAAGTTTATATAGGGATCATACGATCTTACAGGCGACTCTTGCGGATGTATTTAACGCTGTGCAAGGAATTACTGATCCGACTTTCACAGGTTCCACTCCTGCGCCCTCGGGCGGAAGTTTCATTTTAGATGCAAGATCCGTTTCGGAATATGATGGAACCGGAACTACAATAGGACCTTCCAATTATACCTGTGCGGATACTCCAAGTTGTTATACTTCTTTCGAAGGTCATATCAAGGGTGCAAAAAACATTTGGTTCGCGAATTTCATCAATGCGAATAAGGAGTTCTTACCAAAATCGGATCTCCAAAATTTACTCGCATCCAACGGATATACGGAAGGACAAACTGTTCTCACATATTGCAGAACGAATGTAAGATCTTCTATCACGGGGTTTGCTACGCTTGCAATCCTTGGATATCCTACCAGATTTTATGACGGCTCTTGGGTAGAATGGGGATCTCTTGCTTACGATTCAAACGGGGCCTGGTCCAACTTGAGTGCGGTATCTGCCTGGAGAACGGATCGTTCTTCCGTGACTGAATTAATTACATATAACGTTGGAAAGTCCGGCATAGATGCATCAAATATTTCTAATTTAGGGACTTATTTCACACCGGAACGCAGCTTTGCGAAAGATACGAACGATATCATAGACCAGGATAAAAAATATCTTTCAGGTTCTGCCTCTTCCGGTGCCGGGGGAGGTGGAGGCGGTTCAGGAGGAGGCGGAGGAGGGAATCCTTGCGGAGGATAA
- a CDS encoding helix-turn-helix domain-containing protein has translation MPTIDPIERGLIQSIGTLVRKRRQELGLSLGKLAELSQVSRGMLSLVESGKAAPSIALLWKISKAIRLPLSSLMEFSKEEFPKIYRKEDSNGNSVEENQFVIRPLLHEETRFQTRLFEVRLLPGVAKTFITKVQSKQRQNLFLQSGALRLKVGGKWFDLQEGDSMTFLGKDLQELANLGEKDSYLIWSSSLSDD, from the coding sequence ATGCCAACGATCGATCCGATTGAAAGAGGTTTGATCCAATCTATTGGGACCTTGGTTCGCAAGAGAAGGCAAGAGTTGGGTCTTTCTCTTGGAAAACTTGCCGAATTATCTCAGGTAAGCCGAGGGATGTTAAGCCTTGTGGAATCCGGAAAGGCTGCACCTTCTATCGCTTTATTATGGAAAATTTCTAAGGCAATTCGTTTACCTTTGTCCAGTCTTATGGAATTTTCAAAGGAAGAATTTCCTAAAATTTATAGGAAAGAAGACTCTAACGGAAATTCCGTAGAAGAGAACCAGTTTGTGATCCGTCCTCTTCTTCATGAAGAAACTAGATTTCAAACTAGACTATTTGAGGTTAGACTTCTTCCCGGAGTTGCCAAAACATTTATTACAAAAGTGCAATCCAAACAAAGACAGAATTTGTTCCTACAGTCAGGAGCGCTTCGTTTGAAAGTAGGAGGCAAATGGTTCGACTTGCAAGAAGGAGATAGCATGACTTTTTTAGGAAAAGATCTGCAAGAACTTGCAAATTTAGGAGAGAAGGACTCTTATTTAATTTGGTCCTCGTCTCTTTCTGACGACTGA
- a CDS encoding sulfurtransferase, with protein sequence MKLQISFAFVFLISSSLFASEKLSGIKGWFISAPEALYLHQQGAVLVDAREGIKLSTFSKSVQLGWQEISQKEFPNQGNLVQVPQAKELIRKKGLDLDKIILVFGDPIGGWGEEGRIVWSLRTLGFSKSFIVDGGINALQKASNSPIPNHPEILAKVNASALENKNWSADSKLIQSGLSDKKFAFIDTREEREFLGQTPYGESRGGHLPGAKWIYYKQFLDKEGYLLSESKIVSKLYELGISKDKTVISYCTGGVRSGWMTSVLVSLGYNAKNYAGSMWEWSSKSDQNHPLVTR encoded by the coding sequence ATGAAACTCCAAATTTCTTTTGCATTCGTTTTTCTAATTTCTTCCTCTCTTTTTGCCTCCGAAAAACTTTCCGGGATCAAGGGATGGTTTATCAGTGCGCCAGAAGCGTTATACTTACACCAACAAGGCGCAGTGCTCGTAGACGCAAGAGAGGGGATCAAACTATCCACATTCTCCAAATCTGTTCAATTAGGTTGGCAGGAGATCTCTCAAAAAGAATTTCCCAACCAAGGAAATTTAGTCCAGGTTCCCCAAGCGAAAGAGCTAATACGCAAAAAAGGATTGGATTTAGATAAGATCATATTAGTATTCGGAGATCCTATTGGAGGATGGGGAGAAGAAGGTAGGATCGTATGGTCACTACGTACATTAGGTTTTTCTAAATCTTTTATCGTAGATGGAGGGATAAACGCTCTGCAGAAGGCTTCTAACTCTCCTATTCCAAATCATCCTGAAATCCTGGCTAAAGTAAATGCCTCTGCTTTGGAAAATAAAAATTGGTCTGCAGATTCCAAACTGATCCAATCGGGACTTTCCGATAAAAAATTCGCTTTTATAGATACTAGAGAAGAAAGAGAATTTTTAGGACAAACCCCTTATGGAGAATCCAGAGGAGGACATCTTCCTGGAGCGAAATGGATCTATTACAAACAATTTTTGGACAAGGAAGGATATCTATTAAGCGAGTCTAAAATTGTTTCTAAACTCTATGAATTAGGGATTTCCAAAGATAAGACGGTAATCTCTTATTGTACAGGTGGAGTCAGATCCGGTTGGATGACATCCGTTTTGGTTTCCTTGGGTTATAATGCAAAAAATTATGCGGGATCCATGTGGGAATGGTCCTCTAAATCGGATCAAAATCATCCCTTAGTAACTAGATAA